A stretch of Lathyrus oleraceus cultivar Zhongwan6 chromosome 6, CAAS_Psat_ZW6_1.0, whole genome shotgun sequence DNA encodes these proteins:
- the LOC127096286 gene encoding uncharacterized mitochondrial protein AtMg00810-like produces MSLIGELTYFLGFQVKQMDDTIFISQRKYAKSIVKKFGMENASHKRTHAPTHLKLTKDEKGVNVDQNLYRSMIGSLLYLTASKPDITFFVGVCARYQSEPKMSHITQVKRILKYINGTSDYGILYSHNENSLLIGYRDADWASRADDRKSIS; encoded by the coding sequence atgagtcttaTTGGTGAATTAACTTACTTTCTTGGTTTCCAAGTCAAACAAATGGATGACACTATCTTTATCTCTCAAAGAAAGTATGCTAAGAGTATAGTaaagaagtttggcatggaaaatgctAGTCATAAAAGGACACATGCCCCAACCCACTTGAAGTTGACTAAAGATGAAAAAGGTGTAAATGTGGATCAAAATCTGTACAGGAGTATGATTGGTAGTTTGTTGTATCTTACAGCTAGCAAACCTGACATTACATTTTTTGTAGGAGTTTGTGCAAGGTATCAGTCTGAACCAAAAATGAGTCATATTACTCAAGTGAAAAGGATTTTGAAATACATCAATGGGACTAGTGACTATGGAATATTGTATTCTCATAATGAAAATTCCTTGCTTATAGGATACCGTGATGCAGATTGGGCAAGTCGTGCTGATGATAGAAAGAGCATTTCTTGA
- the LOC127096287 gene encoding uncharacterized protein LOC127096287 codes for MLVKEFIVNISKECDNKRSKEFRKVYARGRCVDFSLEIINRFLGRNEEEQAEVEVSDNVICREITSKQVKEWPRKGNLSASYLSVKYAVLHRIRAANWHVVSFVVKMPIAFPSLICSVILSQHPSILISSNSICKREPHISLHYMLFTVKYVPNIIVTSGQKSSRLTTRTCILDDLKDACLTLDETIKIYTERKSRLEILIKSLFEEEVNFKGDEAGEEDANEEGTDASDDKETTSSDED; via the exons ATGCTTGTTAAAGAATTCATTGTGAATATCTCCAAGGAATGTGACAATAAAAGGAGTAAGGAGTTTAGAAAAGTGTATGCAAGAGGAAGGTGTGTGGACTTCTCTCTTGAAATCATTAATAGGTTTTTGGGCAGAAATGAAGAAGAACAAGCTGAAGTGGAAGTTTCTGACAATGTCATTTGCAGAGAGATTACTTCTAAGCAAGTGAAGGAATGGCCAAGGAAAGGGAACTTGTCAGCAAGTTACTTGAGTGTGAAGTATGCAGTACTTCACAGAATTAGAGCTGCTAATTGG CATGTTGTCTCCTTTGTTGTGAAGATGCCAATAGCCTTTCCCTCATTGATCTGTAGTGTTATACTGAGTCAACACCCAAGTATTTTGATCAGTTCTAATAGTATCTGCAAAAGAGAACCTCATATATCATTACATTATATGCTTTTCACTGTGAAATATGTTCCAAATATTATCGTGACATCTGGCCAGAAATCTTCCAGGCTTACTACTAGAACATGCATCCTTGATGATCTAAAAGATGCATGCCTGACCTTGGATGAAACTATAAAAATTTATACTGAGAGGAAGAGTAGGCTTGAGATTTTGATAAAATCCTTGTTTGAAGAAGAAGTAAATTTTAAAGGTGATGAAGCAGGTGAAGAAGATGCTAATGAAGAAGGTACTGATGCAAGTGATGATAAAGAAACTACCAGCAGTGATGAGGACTGA
- the LOC127094937 gene encoding transcription factor bHLH113 isoform X1, translating to MDTTKDEFQVVDHLTTPTTTTGTSFSQLLLADDDVVVVDNQNQNQNHNPLVGLLHGDQTFSNTSLFSLHNTPKMLCFGGNYQNEIEIITPPQKSVVTSSDSSSASSCNHTNTAFNNSLQKKRNGSGGQEMGTRPGVGGQKGPKKTKADNHPTSTGHAKKKEKLGERIAALQQLVSPFGKTDTASVLHEATGYIRFLHDQVQVLCSPYLQPSQIQFQNGDGDNNGREENTEVNKDLTSRGLCLIPVGNTLHVAGSNGADFWSPATTDNNVVSPSTTIPKQY from the exons ATGGACACCACCAAAGATGAATTCCAAGTAGTGGACCATTTGACCACACCAACAACCACCACTGGGACCAGTTTCTCTCAGTTACTATTAGCAGatgacgatgttgttgttgttgataatcaaaatcagaatcagaatcataaCCCATTGGTGGGTCTTCTTCATGGGGACCAAACCTTTTCAAATACTTCTCTTTTCTCTCTTCATAACACACCCAAAATGCTTTGTTTTGGTGGTAACTACCAAAATGAAATTGAAATTATAACTCCTCCTCAGAAATCTGTCGTCACTTCTAGTGATTCTTCTTCTGCTTCTTCATGCAACCACACCAACACTGCTTTCAATAAT AGTTTGCAGAAAAAGCGGAATGGGTCAGGAGGACAAGAAATGGGGACCAGGCCAGGTGTTGGAGGGCAGAAAGGTCCTAAGAAGACCAAAGCAGACAACCACCCCACTTCAACTGGACATGCAAAG AAAAAAGAGAAACTTGGTGAACGAATTGCAGCATTACAACAACTTGTTTCTCCCTTTGGAAAG ACTGATACTGCTTCGGTGCTTCACGAGGCAACTGGTTACATAAGATTCTTACATGATCAAGTTCAGGTTCTGTGCTCTCCATACCTCCAACCTtcacaaattcaatttcaaaat GGGGACGGAGATAACAATGGAAGAGAAGAAAACACAGAAGTGAACAAAGATTTAACTAGCAGAGGTTTATGTTTGATCCCTGTTGGAAACACCTTACACGTGGCAGGCAGTAACGGGGCTGATTTTTGGTCACCAGCAACGACAGACAACAATGTTGTTTCACCTTCAACTACTATTCCTAAGCAGTACTAG
- the LOC127094937 gene encoding transcription factor bHLH113 isoform X2 — translation MDTTKDEFQVVDHLTTPTTTTGTSFSQLLLADDDVVVVDNQNQNQNHNPLVGLLHGDQTFSNTSLFSLHNTPKMLCFGGNYQNEIEIITPPQKSVVTSSDSSSASSCNHTNTAFNNKKRNGSGGQEMGTRPGVGGQKGPKKTKADNHPTSTGHAKKKEKLGERIAALQQLVSPFGKTDTASVLHEATGYIRFLHDQVQVLCSPYLQPSQIQFQNGDGDNNGREENTEVNKDLTSRGLCLIPVGNTLHVAGSNGADFWSPATTDNNVVSPSTTIPKQY, via the exons ATGGACACCACCAAAGATGAATTCCAAGTAGTGGACCATTTGACCACACCAACAACCACCACTGGGACCAGTTTCTCTCAGTTACTATTAGCAGatgacgatgttgttgttgttgataatcaaaatcagaatcagaatcataaCCCATTGGTGGGTCTTCTTCATGGGGACCAAACCTTTTCAAATACTTCTCTTTTCTCTCTTCATAACACACCCAAAATGCTTTGTTTTGGTGGTAACTACCAAAATGAAATTGAAATTATAACTCCTCCTCAGAAATCTGTCGTCACTTCTAGTGATTCTTCTTCTGCTTCTTCATGCAACCACACCAACACTGCTTTCAATAAT AAAAAGCGGAATGGGTCAGGAGGACAAGAAATGGGGACCAGGCCAGGTGTTGGAGGGCAGAAAGGTCCTAAGAAGACCAAAGCAGACAACCACCCCACTTCAACTGGACATGCAAAG AAAAAAGAGAAACTTGGTGAACGAATTGCAGCATTACAACAACTTGTTTCTCCCTTTGGAAAG ACTGATACTGCTTCGGTGCTTCACGAGGCAACTGGTTACATAAGATTCTTACATGATCAAGTTCAGGTTCTGTGCTCTCCATACCTCCAACCTtcacaaattcaatttcaaaat GGGGACGGAGATAACAATGGAAGAGAAGAAAACACAGAAGTGAACAAAGATTTAACTAGCAGAGGTTTATGTTTGATCCCTGTTGGAAACACCTTACACGTGGCAGGCAGTAACGGGGCTGATTTTTGGTCACCAGCAACGACAGACAACAATGTTGTTTCACCTTCAACTACTATTCCTAAGCAGTACTAG